Sequence from the Burkholderia cepacia genome:
ATGAACCTGAACGCGCGAACATACGCTTCCTGAACGATGTCCTGCGCATCCTGGTCGTTGCGGGCAAGCCATCGGGCGACGTTGTACGCGGCATGCATGTGAGGCGACATCAGCGCATCGAAGCGCCTGACAGAAGTCTGCTCGTCCATTCCGCACCCGGATCGTCACTTGATCGACACCACACCGCACAAGTGATGACTCCCGAAACGCGGTTTCTATTCCCGTCGTCCGCATGCCGTGCGGATGCGGGCGATTTTTTTCAAGGATTCCGTACGAGTGGAATAAACGCGCCCGCCGCGAAGTTGGAACGATTGCAGCACGCACCGTTTTCACTTTCGAAGGAGCTCATCATGAACAAGCCTCTGCTGGTCGGCGTTTCCATCGCGATGCTTTGCGCCGCCGGTTTTGCCACGCAGGCTTCGGCGCAAGGCAGGACGCGCGCGGAAGTCCGTCAGGAATTGATCGACGCGGAAAACCACGGTCTGCGTTTCGTAACCGACGCGTCGTATCCCGATGTGAGCCCGCTATACCAAACGCAGGTGGACCGGATGCAGGCCGCGCCCGAACGCAGCGGAACCGGCAGTCAGGCCGCGGGTTCGACCGATGCGGGCAAACGCGCGCTCGCGCCCGCGACACCGCGCGACGCGGCGTGCGTCGGACCCGTCAGCTTCTGCACGCCGTATTTCGGCAGCTGAGACGCGCGCGTCGTTCGTCGCCTGCCCGCCATTGCATTCACGGTTTCTGGAGCACCATCATGAAACACCCGATCGGTTTGCTGATCGTCGCCGCGCTGTTTGCCGGCGATGCGGCATCGGCCCAGACACCCGCGCCGCTCACGCGCGCGCAGGTGCTGGAGGAACTCTATCAACTGGAAGCCGCCGGCTACGATCCGTCGGCCGGCGACCAGGGCACGTACCCCGCGGACATTCAGGCGGCGGAAGCGAAAGTCGCCGCGCAGCGGGCAGCCGGATCGGCGGCGGCCGACGCAAGTGCGCCGTCAGCCGGCCTGCCCGCGCAAGCCGGCAGGTAGCGGCACGTGACGCCGGCGACGGAGATTCACAGGTCCGACCCGGCCGTTCCGCCGGGTCGATTCCTGTTCACGGAGGCGTCTCCCCGAGCAGCCGTGCTACGGCGCTCGAAGAGATCGGTATAAAAGACGCGCGCTTCTCCCGAGGAGAAGAAGCGCGCGGTAAAGCCGCCTGACGAATCCGAGGCGCCAACCAGGCAAGTAAACGCCGTCAGGCGGGACACGAGACATGGAACCCGTGCCGAGTGAGAACCGGTGAAACTTCCAAAAAAAACTGTGATCGCAGATGGCAACGTCCCGGCCGCGTCGATACGACTCGCGCGCGCTCCCGGCAATCCGCAACGATCCGGGGGCTGCCGCCCAACAGACGCATGTCCGTCGGCCGTTTCATTTCCGGTCGTCGCCTGCGCTCGCAACGCGAGCGACGACCGTCCTGCCTCGTTACATCCTTCCTGCTTCCTGCATCAGGTTGTCCATCGTGACGTCGGCGTCACGCATGCTGCCGATTCCGCTGCCGCAGCTCGGCCTCGCCCTGTGCGTGGTCCGGGCCCGCGAGCCGCACCGCGACGGTCGCGGCCGTGGTGCTCGCATAGACGTTCAGCGCGGTGCGCCCCATGTCGAAGAACGCATCGACGCCGAGGATCAGCAGCACCGCATCCGCCGGCAGGCCGATCGACGTGAGGATCACGGTGATCGCGACGATCGCGCCGGACGGCACGTTGGCCGCTCCGTCGATCGTGATGATCGTCAGGACCACGATCATCAGCACGACCGGCCACGTCCAGACGATGTGGTACGCGTCCCCGAGGTAAGCGACCGCGAGCGCCGTATAGAGCACCGCGCCGTCGCGGTTGAAGATGTATGCGAGCGGCAGGATCGTCGACGCGACGCCGCGCGGCACGCCCATCTCGGTCAGCTTCTTCAGGTGAAGCGGGAACGTGATCTCCGACGAACGCGTCGTGAAGCCCAGGATCAGCGGCTCGCGCACCTTCCTGATCACGGCGAGCGGCGAATGGCCGGTGGCCTTGATGACCGCCGTCAGGATGATCGCGAGGATCGCCATGCCGAGGTACGCGACGCCCAGCAGCTTGACGAGCGGATGGAGCGCGGCGATGCCCTTGGTCGAGAACAGCAGCGCGAGCGCCGCGAAGATCGCGAGCGGCGACCACGCGATCACCCACTCGACCAGCTTGAACAGGCCGGCCAGCAGCGCCTCGAACACCGCGATCGCCGGTTCCGCGCGATCCGCGACCGCGGCCAGCGCGGAGCCGAGCAACACGCCGAACACCAGCACCGGCAGCGAATTGCCCGCGGCGAGCGCGGCGACGATGTTGGCGGGAATCAGGTCGACCACGAATTGCAGCCAGTCGATCGACGACGCGAGATGCGCCGGCATCGTGCCCGTCTGGGCCAGGCTCGCACCGAGCCCCGGGCGGAACGCCCAGTTGAGCAGCAGCCCGAGCGCCGCGGCCAGCGCGGTCATCACGACGAAGAACACGACGCTGAGCGTCGCGACGGTGCCGAGCCGGCCGCGCTGCTGCCTTGCGCGAAACACGCCGACCGTCACCGACAGGAAAATCAGCGGCATGACGACCATCTTGATCGCATGCCCGAAAATCGCCGTAACGAATCCCAGCTTCGAACCCACGTCCGGCAGGAATACGCCGCATGCGCCCCCGAGCACCAGGCCGGCGAACATCTTGATCGGAAGCAAGGATTTATTGGTCTCGTTATTCATTGTTGTGCCCGGATTAGTTTGATTCGCGCAGGCGTTCCGTCGATGATGTGATTCCACATATGCCGCCGCGCGAGTTCGCCGTCTTTATCGACGATCGCCTGATATATCCTGAGATGCTCGATCGTGCCGCGACGCACCGTTTCCGCATCGCCGCGCGGCAATTCATTGAGAGCGAGAGTCTGCCCGCGCAATAATTCGTATGCCGTCGAGATTCGCGGGTTCTTCGCCGCCGCGAACAGCTCCTGATGGAATACCCATCCCACGCGCTGTTCGAGCATGATGTCACCGCTGTCCGCCTCGAGAATCCGGCTCATGCGTTCGGCCGACTCCCTGAGCCCGTCGGTCGCCCCGCGCTGGGCCGCCAGATAGGCCGCGGTGCTTTCGAGCGCCAGCCGCATTTCGTAGATTTCCCGCAGGTCGTCGTTGGTGGGCGACGTGACG
This genomic interval carries:
- a CDS encoding DUF4148 domain-containing protein, whose translation is MKHPIGLLIVAALFAGDAASAQTPAPLTRAQVLEELYQLEAAGYDPSAGDQGTYPADIQAAEAKVAAQRAAGSAAADASAPSAGLPAQAGR
- a CDS encoding DUF4148 domain-containing protein, whose product is MNKPLLVGVSIAMLCAAGFATQASAQGRTRAEVRQELIDAENHGLRFVTDASYPDVSPLYQTQVDRMQAAPERSGTGSQAAGSTDAGKRALAPATPRDAACVGPVSFCTPYFGS
- a CDS encoding GntR family transcriptional regulator gives rise to the protein MTGKILTNAESAYEEIRTRIFDGRLTPGQKISHRGLADELGFGQMPVRSALHLLEAEGLVTVVGKSGTYVTSPTNDDLREIYEMRLALESTAAYLAAQRGATDGLRESAERMSRILEADSGDIMLEQRVGWVFHQELFAAAKNPRISTAYELLRGQTLALNELPRGDAETVRRGTIEHLRIYQAIVDKDGELARRHMWNHIIDGTPARIKLIRAQQ
- a CDS encoding dicarboxylate/amino acid:cation symporter; this encodes MNNETNKSLLPIKMFAGLVLGGACGVFLPDVGSKLGFVTAIFGHAIKMVVMPLIFLSVTVGVFRARQQRGRLGTVATLSVVFFVVMTALAAALGLLLNWAFRPGLGASLAQTGTMPAHLASSIDWLQFVVDLIPANIVAALAAGNSLPVLVFGVLLGSALAAVADRAEPAIAVFEALLAGLFKLVEWVIAWSPLAIFAALALLFSTKGIAALHPLVKLLGVAYLGMAILAIILTAVIKATGHSPLAVIRKVREPLILGFTTRSSEITFPLHLKKLTEMGVPRGVASTILPLAYIFNRDGAVLYTALAVAYLGDAYHIVWTWPVVLMIVVLTIITIDGAANVPSGAIVAITVILTSIGLPADAVLLILGVDAFFDMGRTALNVYASTTAATVAVRLAGPDHAQGEAELRQRNRQHA